In the Malaclemys terrapin pileata isolate rMalTer1 chromosome 12, rMalTer1.hap1, whole genome shotgun sequence genome, one interval contains:
- the EFS gene encoding LOW QUALITY PROTEIN: embryonal Fyn-associated substrate (The sequence of the model RefSeq protein was modified relative to this genomic sequence to represent the inferred CDS: inserted 1 base in 1 codon; deleted 4 bases in 4 codons), whose protein sequence is MSAQLARALFDNVAECPEELSFRRGDLMLVLQPEVPGLAGWHLCSLHGQQGIVPANRVRILPEPGPPDLSPVPRKESAPAALYDPPRGQRRSSAGQKEEQQEVYVVPPPTRPFLTPCDDIYKVPRATRRDRDPSEVYDVPCSLLRDAPLSDTYDTPSPXPKQVAEPDTNPYNVPPLAKPPPGQEEEEEEEEGREEEPGPVYATPSNLRRASALLNLYESPEELLGGEYDLPGPSPPEAALGGLSLGEAGGAGGRPRLPSAESLSRRPLPALPSPGAPRKGSIQDRPLPPPPPRLGGLAGGPDEGAGDGHSEYEGIRLAEEYDYVHLKGTGRLQPPATDCDPPEEVTSPRPQPETPLLLEEEEVPPSPEDAQLLQFYAGQCRTHYATLLAATEALLASAGANQPPGVFVPHGRFVLVTAHKLVFVGDTLARQAASAPLRARVGAAANALCQALKGAVLSVKGAALSYPSAPAARLLQERLAELSRRALGFTSLLSTLAPS, encoded by the exons ATGTCT gctCAGTTGGCCCGAGCGCTGTTTGACAACGTGGCCGAGTGCCCGGAGGAGCTCTCCTTCCGCCGGGGGGACCTGATGCTGGTGCTGCAGCCCGAGGTGCCCGGCCTGGCCGGCTGGCACCTCTGCTCGCTGCACGGGCAGCAGGGCATCGTCCCAGCCAACCGCGTCCGCATCCTGCCCGAGCCGGGGCCCCCTGACCTCTCTCCGGTGCCCCGCAAGGAGAGTGCGCCAGCTGCCCTCTACGACCCACCCCggggccagaggaggagcagCGCAGGGCAgaaggaggagcagcaggag gtGTATGTGGTGCCCCCACCCACCCGGCCATTCCTGACC CCCTGTGATGATATCTACAAGGTGCCCCGTGCCACCCGGAGAGACAGGGACCCCAGTGAG gtctaTGATGTC CCCTGCTCACTCCTGCGGGACGCCCCCCTCTCCGACACCTATGACACCCCCTCGC TCCCCAAGCAGGTGGCAGAGCCGGACACCAACCCCTACAATGTGCCCCCCCTGGCCAAGCCGCCCCCTggccaggaggaggaagaggaggaggaggagggacgggAGGAAGAACCAGGCCCTGTCTACGCCACCCCCTCCAAC CTGCGCCGGGCGTCCGCCCTGCTCAACCTGTACGAGTCGCCTGAGGAGCTGCTAGGGGGGGAGTACGACCTGCCGGGCCCCTCCCCGCCGGAGGCAGCCCTGGGGGGGCTGAGCCTGGGCGAggcggggggtgcgggtgggCGTCCCCGGCTGCCCTCGGCCGAGAGCCTCTCGCGCCGCCCCCTGCCCGCCCTGCCCTCGCCTGGCGCCCCCCGCAAGGGCAGCATTCAGGACCGaccgctgcccccgcccccgccccgcctgggagggctggct ggggggccggacgagggggcgggggatgggcaCAGCGAATACGAGGGGATCAGACTGGCGGAGGAATACGACTACGTCCACCTCAAG gggacaggcaggctccagcccccggctACAGACTGTGACCCCccagaggaggtgaccagccccaGACCCCAACCAGAGACCCCCCTtttgctggaggaggaagagg TGCCTCCCAGCCCCGAGGACGCCCAGCTGCTGCAGTTCTATGCAGGCCAATGCCGGACGCACTACGCCACCCTCCTGGCGGCCACGGAGGCCCTGCTGGCCAGCGCCGGAGCCAACCAGCCACCGGGTGTCTTCGTGCCGCACGGGCGCTTCGTACTGGTCACGGCGCACAAGCTGGTCTTCGTGGGCGACACGCTGGCGCGCCAGGCGGCCTCAGCCCCCCTGCGGGCCCGGGTGGGGGCGGCCGCCAACgccctgtgccaggccctcaagggGGCTGTGCTGTCAGTCAAGGGGGCGGCGCTGAGCTACCCCTCGGCCCCGGCCGCCCGCCTGCTCCAGGAGCGCCTGGCCGAGCTCTCCCGGCGGGCCCTGGGCTTCACGAGTCTGCTCAGCACCCTggccccctcctga